The following nucleotide sequence is from Oncorhynchus kisutch isolate 150728-3 linkage group LG29, Okis_V2, whole genome shotgun sequence.
ataacacattttcattgagtgcAACCCCCAGACATTTATATTACATGTGGTGTTCAGGTCCACTGGACCCGAGGGTAATAGAAGTGTGGAAAGTGTGCGTGTAAGTGAAAACCACAGGTGCAGCAGCAGTGTCTCCCGTCTGTAGAGTGAACACAAGAGTTCCTAAATTCTCCGACAATGTCTTCAGCCGCGCCTCATGGCGACCAATCACTGTTCCATGGTGAGTGAGAGCCGACCGTAAATGGTGGAGCTTGGAGTGTCCCTCGGACGATGGAGAAATCTCTGCTAGGTGACATTAGTGCTAGTACGAACTCAGACCCAGGTGCATAGAAACACAACAGGCAGAGGTAAGGGTAAATCCATAATATTTACTTAAGGTCTCCATAGCAAAACAACAATGCAAGGGCACACGAGAACACTGACCAAAACATGAGACCTGAGCAACTGGCCCAGTCCACAGAGGAACCTAAATAGTCATCCAGCAGGTGATCCCAATAAGCCTAATCAGGGTCACCTGGATACTAGAAGTAACCCACGGGTGCTCTCCAGTGGCAAcctcaggaagtacactgaaggGAGAAAACCCTGACCTGTGACACAATGATGGGATAACTGAATTGCTATTGCCCAAATGAAGACAACCCAAATTTAATTAACAACCGTATAGCAAATCTGACTTAAAAAACATGCTTTTTATtgtcaacttttttttaaatgaactttGTTCCTTAATGTAAATTCCTAgaatatctacatgtacatactacctcaatcagcctgactaaccggtgtctgcatgtagcctcgctactgtatatagcctcgctactgttacagcctcgctactgtatatagcctcgctactgttacagcctcgctactgtatatagcctcactactgttacagcctcactactgtatatagcctcactactgttacagcctcactactgtatatagcctcgctactgttacagcctcactactgtatgtagcctcactactgtatatagcctcactactgtatatagcctccctactgtatatagcctcactactgtatgtagcctcactactgtatgtagcctcactactgtatatagcctcactactgtatatagcctcactactgtatatagcctcactactgtatgtagcctcactactgtatgtagcctcactactgtatgtagcctcactactgtatatagcctcactactgtatatagcctcactactgtatatagcctcgctactgtatatagcctcactactgtatatagcctcactactgtatatagcctcgctactgtatatagcctcactactgtatatagcctcactactgtatatagcctcactactgtatatagcctcgctactgtatgtagcctctctactgtatatagcctcactactgtatatagcctcgctactgtatatagactcactactgtatgtagcctcactactgtatgtagcctcactactgtatatagcctcactactgtatatagcctcgctactgtatatagcctcactactgtatatagcctcactactgtatgtagcctcactactgtatatagcctcactactgtatatagcctcactactgtatatagcctcgctactgtatatagcctcactactgtatgtagcctcactactgtatatagcctcactactgtatatagcctcgctactgtatatagcctcactactgtatatagcctcactactgtatatagcctcactactgttgaagcctcactactgtatatagcctcactactgtatatagcctcactactgtatatagcctcgctactgtttatagcctcactactgtatgtagcctcactactgtatgtagcctcactactgtatatagcctcactactgtatatagcctctctactgtatatagcctcactactgtatatagcctcactactgtatatagcctcactactgtatatagcctcactactgtatatttttcactgtctttttactgttgtttttatttctttacttacctattgttcagctaataccttttttgcactatttgtTAGAGcctgaaagtaagcatttcactgtaaggtctacatctgttgtattcggcgcacgtgacaaataaactttgatttgatttgattttatcatAGTCCTTCACTTTTAAGCTCAAACTCCTATGCCAATGACATTGACATGGCGATTCAACACAATGTTACTGGGAGATAAGGAGTTTACCTCATATCTCAATACTGTCACGTtatgaccttagttccttttgtatgtctttgtgttaggttggtcagggcgttaGTTGgagtgggtagtctatgttctttttttctatgttgtcatatttctatgtgtttggcctagtatggttctcaatcagaggcaggtgtcgttcattgtctctgattgagaatcatacttacgCAGCCTGGTTTCCCCATTttagttgtgggtgtttgtcttctgTGTCTGtatttcacgttgttattttatAGGCATATTAGGCATAGGCATATTAGGCATAGGCATATTAGGCATAGGCATATTAGGCATAGGCATATTAGGCATAGGCATAGGCATATTTGGCATAGGCATATTTGGCATAGGCATATTAGGCATAGGCATATTAGGCATAGGCATATTTGGCATAGGCATATTAGGCATAGGCATATTAGGCATAGGCATATTAGGCATAGGCATATTAGGCATAGGCATATTTGGCATAGGCATATTAGGCATAGGCATATTAGGCATAGGCATATTAGGCATAGGCATATTAGGCATAGGCATATTAGGCATAGGCATATTTGGCATAGGCATATTTGGCATAGGCATATTAGGCATAGGCATATTAGGCATTGGCATATTAGGCATAGGCATATTTGGCATAGGCATATTTGGCATAGGCATATTTGGCATAGGCATATTTGGCATAGTCATATTTGGTGGCTGTCTAAAAAAAAGTTATTGGTGTGGTATTTATTTCCTGGATTGAGCAATTGTATAAAACCCCCAAAACAGCTATAAGAACAAATAGACAAATCTCTGATTCATTTAAGTTATCCTGAGGGGCAAGACAGGGATGCCCTCTGTCCAGTTATTTATTTGCTTTAGCCACAGAACCCCTAGCTTCATAAATTAGAACTCGTCGCTCAATCCAGGGAATAGAGCTTGATGGAGAACAAGGTGCTAttccggcagggtagcctagtggttagagcgttggactagtaaccgaaaggttgcaagttcgaatccccgagctgacaaggtacaaatctgttgttctgcccctgaacaggcagttaacccactgttcctaggctgtcattgagtataagaatttgttcttaactgacttgcctagtaaaataaaggtaaatttATCTGAACCATTTCTTTTACATTTGTTGGACAAATGGTGCTATATTTGGATTCAAAGAGGATTGTGAGAACTGAAATAATACCCATTATTAAGTAGATTTCAGTGGAAATATGGAATGAAAATGATGCACTTTCAGAtccaaaagaaaagaaaacacacacacacacacacacacacacacacacacacacacacacacacatacacagaaatgGAATCAGGGCCTCAGAGGGAAAAGTCTGTTGGTTGTCTCTGCTGGGAGACTGGAGCTGACTGAACAAACAATACGCATTAAACACACATACTGATACCATACACACTGTAATCCACAATATCTGTTGTCATCATCAGGATCAGCAGCATCATTAGGCCACCAGGGTCAGGCAGACTGGTCATGGCCTAATTTGGACATGGGCCAGTCACAGAGTCaatggagcacacacacatagccattgtacacacacatgcacacagaaatGAATACACACTCCCAAACCGGAATATACAGAAAAGAACACACACAAGATCGACGTCTGCTCCAGTGACCCAGTCACAGGGATGAGGAAGACATTATTGTGCCTGGTCTCCTGAATGAGCCCTGATACAGTCTGTCAGAGCCAACAGGCTTATCAGGCCTTGGAGAAGCAGACAATTACTGGGCTATACAACAAATTAAGGTGAGGTAAGTGAAACAATAACATATTAAGATCATTGCAAGTAAACCCTTCAAAAATAGCTGACCTAGCTGGCCTATACCTGTTACTTTCTTTTCAGAATCTTGGTGATTTGTCTGTAAGACCTATTAGGCCATTGTCTCCATTGCTGTTTGATTGTAGGGCTACTGCAACCAGTCTAAAATAAACTATAGCCAAGTTCCTTTACAAACATGTGACATTTTTTGCAGAAACGAAACTATTTAGTAAGTGGGAAGTGAAACCCATAGCCACATGTTGATTGGGGCCGCTTTCACTCAGGATCTTACCTCTCTTAAACGCCCCACACTGCCAAAGCGTCTGACTCGAGAAGATGGATATGATTTCCGTGCTGTTCAACGCTCTCGCACTGCTGTCGGTGTTGGGACGAACTGGGGCAAGAACATCATCACCCAATACAACCCCTTCAGGTACCGTTTTTCAAATACACAAATACAGACACAGGTTGTATTGTAGCGATCCTCTATATGAGGCACGTTACAATTCCCACCAAGTGGGTCAATGCTATTGGCACGATGTGTAGGGTGTTTTTCTTTCATGTCAGCGACCGGGGTTCGCTTCGTTGCCCCACCATTCGTTACACTGCATTTGGTCTGGGTTCTTTGAAGTGTACAGCAACAAATCACTTTTTACAGataatatttgattgattgattgattgattgattgctgatGGAGGGATTCATTAGTGATTGATTCTCTGCCCCCAGGCCCAGGCCCCTCCACCTCAGACCTGCGTGGTCAGATGTTTACAGTGTCATATTCGTATAGCATAGGTTTCACCATGTACACAGACGcaatctttccctctccttcccccaccaTCTACCCTTCTCCTTCCACCTCtacttcctcctccccttcctcctcctctgccaactctccctacccctctccttcctcctcctttccctccgccaccacctctccttcctcctccccttcctcctcctctgcctactcctctccctacccTTCTCCTTCcacttctctttcctcctcctctgtctattCCTCTTCCTACCcatctcctccttccacctctccttcctcctcctctgcctattcctctccctacccctctccttccacctctccttactcctcctctccctccccctctccctcccccaccacctacccctctccttctccctcctcctctccctcgccctccaccaccacctaccCCTCTCgtactccttctccctcctctccctactcttctccttccacctctccttctccttccacctctcgttctccctcctctccctcctcttctccttccacctttccttctccctcctcttctccctcctccaccccttacccctctcattctccttccacctcttcttctccctcctctccatacaCCTCATATCCCTAcaccaccccctctccctctctctctgctctgactgTGTGTCTGCGTTACATGGCTGAGGAGGGAAAAGACTTGACTCTCTTCAGCCTCACTCAGGGGAACTACTGGAACCTGTTACTGGAAAGGAACAGTGGGATGGACTacctctccatccattcctcctctcAGTCCTTCCGCTCCTATAGGCTGCTGTGGTCCATCATTGAGCCACGCCCATGGACCAGCCTGTGCGTTACCTGGGAGAAAAACACGGGTTTAGCCCAGGTGTGGAGGGGCAGGACTGTCAGTATCAGGAAGAGGGTGTTTGGCCAGGTAAGAGGAAATAAAGTGGTGAagatgagggagaggggggggagacaggttgagggggtgggggagacaggttgagggggtgggggaataggtgagagagagggtgatatacagtgagctccaaaagcattgggacagtgacacatgttgttgttgttttggctccaGCACTTGGGATTTGATACGATACAAAACGGCAAATGCattacaagcttgatgtagtcattgggtAATatgaatatttgtatttatttatttattttattttacctttatttaaccaggtaggcaagttgagaacaagttctcatttacaattgcgacctggccaagataaagcaaagcagttcgacagataaaacgacacagagttacacatggagtaaaaacaaacatacagtcaataatgcagtataaacaagtctatatacaatgtgagcaaatgaggtgagaagggaggtaaaggcaaaaaaggccatgatggcaaagtaaatacaatatagcaagtaaaatactggaatggtagttttgcaatggaagaatgtgcaaagaagaaataaaaattatggggtgcaaaggagcaaaataaataaataaattaaaatgaaatacagttgggaaataggtagttgtttgggctaaattataggtgggctatgtacaggtgcagtaatctgtgagctgctctgacagttggtgcttaaagctagtgagggagataagtgtttccagtttcagagatttttgtagttcgttccagtcattggcagcagagaactgtaaggagaggcggccaaagaaagaattggttttgggggtgactagagagatatacctgctggagcgtgtgctacaggtgggagatgctatggtgatcagcgagctgagataaggggggactttacctagcagggtcttgtagatgacatggagccagtgggtctggcgacgagtatgaagcgagggccagccaacgagagcgtacaggtcacaatggtgggtagtatatggggctttggtgataaaacggattgcactgtgatagactgcatccaatttgttgagtagggtattggaggctattttgtaaatgacatcgccaaagtcgaggattggtaggatggtcagttttacaagggtatgtttggcagcatgagtgaaggatgctttgttgcgaaataggaagccaattctagatttaactttggattggagatgtttgatatgggtctggaaggagagtttacagtctaaccagacacctaagtatttgtagttgtccacgtattctaagtcagagccgtccagagtagtgatgttggacaggcgggtaggtgcaggtagcgatcggttgaagagcatgcatttagttttacttgtatttaagagcaattggaggccacggaaggagagttgtatggcattgaagcttgcctggagggtgtccaaagaagggccggaagtatacagaatggtgtcgtctgcgtagaggtggatcagggactcaccagcagcaagagcgacctcattgatgtatacagagaagagagtcggtccaagaattgaaccctgtggcacccccatagagactgccagaggtccggacagcagaccctccgatttgacacactgaactctatcagagaagtagttggtgaaccaggcgaggcaatcatttgagaaaccaaggctgtcgagtctgccgatgaggatatggtgattgatggagtcgaaagccttggccagatcaatgaatacggctgcacagtaatgtttcttatcgatggcggttaagatatcgtttaggaccttgagcgtggctgaggtgcacccatgaccagctctgaaaccagattgcatagcagagaaggtatggtgagattcgaaatggtcggtaatctgtttgttgacttggctttcgaagaccttagaaaggcacggtaggatagatataggtctgtagcagtttgggtcaagagtgtccccccctttgaagagggggatgaccgcagctgctttccaatctttgggaatctcagacgacacgaaagagaggttgaacaggctagtaataggggtggcaacaatttcggcagataattttagaaagaaagggtccagattgtctagcccggctgatttgtagggatccagattttgcagctctttcagaacatcagctgaatggatttgggagaaggagaaatggggaaggcttgggcgagttgctgttgggggtgcagtgctgttgtccggggtaggagtagccaggtggaaagcatggccagccgtagaaaaatgcttattgaaattctcaattatggtggatttatcagtggtgacagtgtttcctatcttcagtgcagtgggcagctgggaggaggtgttcttattctccatggactttacagtgtcccagaacttttttgagttagtgttgcaggaagcaaatttctgcttgaaaaagctagccttggcttttctaactgcctgtgtataatggtttctagcttccctgaacagctgcatatcacgggggctgttcgatgctaatgcagaacgccataggatgtttttgtgttggttaagggcagtcaggtctggggagaaccaagggctatatttgttcctggttctaaatttcttgaatggggcatgtttatttaagatggttaggaaggcatttaaaaacaatatccaggcatcctctactgacgggatgagatcaatatccttccaggatacccctgccaggtcgattagaaaggcctgctcgcagaagtgtttcagggagcgttttacagtgatgagtggaggtcgtttgaccgctgacccattacggatgcaggcaatgaggcagtgatcgctgagatcttggttgaagacagcagaggtgtatttagaggggaagttggttaggatgatatctatgagggtgcccgtgtttaaggctttggggaggtacctggt
It contains:
- the LOC109873563 gene encoding mucin-12; the protein is MDMISVLFNALALLSVLGRTGARTSSPNTTPSGPGPSTSDLRGQMFTVSYSYSIGFTMYTDAIFPSPSPTIYPSPSTSTSSSPSSSSANSPYPSPSSSFPSATTSPSSSPSSSSAYSSPYPSPSTSLSSSSVYSSSYPSPPSTSPSSSSAYSSPYPSPSTSPYSSSPSPSPSPTTYPSPSPSSSPSPSTTTYPSRTPSPSSPYSSPSTSPSPSTSRSPSSPSSSPSTFPSPSSSPSSTPYPSHSPSTSSSPSSPYTSYPYTTPSPSLSALTVCLRYMAEEGKDLTLFSLTQGNYWNLLLERNSGMDYLSIHSSSQSFRSYRLLWSIIEPRPWTSLCVTWEKNTGLAQVWRGRTVSIRKRVFGQVTNGPPVLKVYKFEGQVTDVEVWDSVLSPSWIMSYMSGWQSYWSYTPGNVLTWSKAIYSTNGEVLLERNTYNSDHQPIKGQRQHPRTMRRKKMRKCEWKKRARAEQIARTRRGE